A window of Cyanobacterium sp. T60_A2020_053 genomic DNA:
TGCTTAATTTCCGCTTGGGCAACGGAATGATCTACGGTTAACTGTTCTAAACCCCATTTTCTCGTCACTCGATAAATACGACTATCTCCCACATGGGCAACTGCCACTTTTGTCCCTTGTATCATGGTCATTACTAAAGTCGTTCCCATACGCCCAGCGCCCATCGTGCCTTTCGCTAAATTAGCTTGATAAATAGCCTGATTAGCTTTATAAATGCCCGTATTAATGACTTCTGGGGTGGGTAATTCATCTCCCCAGTTGTTACGGAAAAAGTTATATAGAGTTTTCACGGCAAGGGCGCTGGCCACTTCCCCTCCCGCATGGCCTCCCATGCCATCACACACAATAAACAGCCCCTTAGCGTTACAGTGTACCCCTTGAGGTGTTTCCCTTGTTTGAATAGAAGTATCGATGGCGAAACAATCTTCATTATGTCCTCGTTTCATGCCAATATCGCTCACCCCTGAATCATTGAGACTCAAAAGACGCATGGGTAAAACCACTGTAGGCTGTTCATCAATATCAGCAGTTTCATTAATCATCGTGGCTTCTCCTTCGTCATCTGATTCGTCAAAATCAAATTGAGAAGTGAGCTCATTTAACTCATCTTCGGGAGGAATCAAAAATTCTTGATCTTCGCTATCCCCTGTGAAAAAGTTGTATTGAGCTTCTTCTGTCAGGGCATCAAGGGTGGCACGTAGTTGTTTGATGTCGTCGATTTCGCCGTTTTCTACTTGCATCATTACTTCTCCCATGGCTTCCGCTTCTGGGCGCTGAGTTTGTTCTAAAACAATCGCCCAACTTTCTACTAATTGCCTCAATAGTGGGGGATTATCAGGGTGATCGAAATATAGTTTATTAATTTCTAATTGCCCATTATTTATTCCTAAATTATCCAAATGTAAAAGACTTTGAGCACATTTGAATTTGAGAAAACTTTTCCAGAGTTTGGCAATTTTTTGTAAATGTTCATAAACATCATTGGTGTTAGCATCTCCTGTGGATAGGTAGGAGTGAAAATTTTGCCAATTTTCATCTTTCTGGGCAATAATGACAAATTCTTGTTGGTGGCTATCTTGCCAAGCATCGAATAAATCTGGGACGATGGGTGCGTGTTCGGTCAGGGTTAGGTAGGGAAAAGCTAGACCGGGGATTCCTGCCTCAATTAAACTTTGTTTATCAAATTCCGTTACTTTTTCTAAGTTTTCGTCAAGAGAAAATCTTTCTTCTGGTTTGGTATCGACTACAATAATTTGATAGTATTTTTTTTCCCCCAACTGGGCAAAGGGTTTGAGAATGTCATCATCATTCATCAAAGCATAACGGCTGGTATTTTCTTCCCCTTTTAGGCTAGAGAAGGGTAATACGGGGGGGTGAAGGGCGCTGGTACTAAAAACGCACTGATACAAGTTTAAGTTGTCTGGGCTTATGGACATATCGATCTTCGCTGTTTGAGATATTATTTATTATAGTTATCTATTGTCAATCTGAAACATGAATTTTTGCTAAAGGGCAACGAAGGCTCTCTTATTTTGAGTATGATAAATTATTGGTTGGTATCGGGCAAAGGGCAAGGGGATGTGCGCCTTTTATTAACCCTTGCCTATCTGAAATATAAAGAGAAGACACCCATTAAATTTCTCAATAAAAACTACTAAAATTAACGGGTAATGAAGCCTTATTTTTTGAAGATGTTTAATGATCAAACACCGATAAATAAACGATGAGGACAGGCAGCGATTTGGTAATCTGGGGTTAAATGCTCTCCTTCTACACCTCTAGCGATACCGCGCATTTTTCTAAGCGCATTAATAGAAGATGTGCAGTCACAGCCGAATAACTCAATGGCGCTATCGCTTTCTTCTTCCGTAAACTCAATAATTAAGTCGCCATATTCATTTCTTTCTAGGTAGGGAAATTCTTGCTCAATTTCTTGATTATTGGTGTTAGCAATTACGGTGGGAGTATTTTTGAATTTAATTTCAACTGCTTTAACTTCGCTGGGTTGGCTAAAATTAATCAATAATGAGGCTACCACTAAAGGGCTTGTAAGTACAAATGTTTTGAATATTTGCTGAGGATTCATAATATTATTGTTTAGTAGATTTTACCCCTGATTCTAGCGCCCTCCACCGTAAAAATGATAAGGAGATGGGAAGCAGGGGAAGCAGAGGAAGCAGAGGGAGATAATTAATAGTTTTTCATAATTCATAATTCATAATTCATAATTCATAATTCCTATGATTAATTTCGATCAAAAAATCCAAGAGTTAACGAAAAATTTACGACCGGGACAAGATAAACTGGCGCAATGGACATCAGGTAAAATGGCTGTAACTGCGGTGCCGGGCGCTGGAAAGTCTCACAGTTTGGCAGTGGCAGGGGCGCTGACTATTGCGAGGCAAAAACTTAATAATTATCGTCAATTAATGATTGTTACTTATACTCGTTCTGCTACTGCTAGTATTAAGGAAAAAATTATTAACAATTTAAACTATTTACAGCTTCCTCCCGTCGGTTTTTCTGTGCAAACTATCCATAGTTTAGCTCTAAATATTGCTTCTAAATATCCTCAATTATCTGGCATTGATCTTAATAATAGTCGTCTTTTTTTTCCCACTTCTAATCATCATTTAATTACCGCCACCATTGATAATTGGGTTAAGGATAATCCCTCTCTTTATCAAACTTTAATCGAAGGTTTAGAAGACTTTGCTGGAGAAGAATCGGAAAGGTTGCGCCGTCAAGGTATAGTCATTAAGGACATTTTACCTAATTTTGTGAAAACTGTAATTGCGGAAGTGAAATCTTCTGGTTTGACGGCTGAGAATTTGGCTAATTATGCTCACTATAGCAAAGATTATTACCAATTAATTTCCATTGCTAGTGGTTTATATCATCATTATCAAGCCTTAACTAAAGAGCGTAATTTGATCACTTATGATGATATGATTTTAGGGGCGCTAAGGGTGTTAAAAAACCCTGAAGCTCGAAAAATTGAACAAAAGTTAATTTATGGTGTTTTTGAAGATGAAGCGCAAGATTCTAGCCCTTTACAAGGGGAATTATTAACCATACTCGCCAGTGATTATGATAACCCTCATCTTGAGCCTAATTTAGTACGAGTGGGCGACCCTAATCAAGCTATTAATTCTACTTTTACATCTGCTGACCCTATTTATTTTAATCATTTTTGTGATCAATGTGCGCTTTCTAATCGCTTAGTGACTATTCCTCAAGCTGGGCGGAGTGCGCTGACTATTATTAAAGCAGGGAATCGGGCGCTGGAATATATAAACCAAATTCGTAATGACGATAATACAGATAGTTTAACGGAATTACCTTTCCGTCACCAATTTATCGAACCAGTAGGCAAAAACGATCCACAAAAAAATGCCAATCCTCAGCCGATGGGTAAAGGTGTAGAAATTGTTTACACAGATCATCTTTATGATACTGTAGAAAAAATTGGACAAAAAATCGAAGATTTATTCAATACAAAAGATGATAAAAATAACTCTTTAGCTATTTTAGTTAGAGAGAGAAAACAAGGTAAATTTTTATTGAATCATTTAAGTTATCTTCGAGATAAAATCGGCATTGAAGTTAGGTTAATTGATGATAAAACAAATTATTCTTATGTACCTGAAGAAATTTTAGGGTTATTACAATTTTTAGATACTCCCCATTCTGAAGAATCTTTTTTACAATGCTTAAAGATATTACAAGAAAGAGAGATAATTTTTTTAGAAAATATTGATTTTATTAGTGGTTATGCAGAGCAACTTTTTGAATCAGACCCTTTAAAAACAGAAATTAATCAACAGGAAGAAAAGGCAAAAAAACTATTAATTATGCTGTTACAAGCAAAGATGCAAATTAATTCTTATCGCCTTATTCCTTATCTTGCCATGGTTTTAAATTATAACCGAGGGGAATTAGCCACCAGTCATAAACTTAACCAAAAAATTGAACAAGAAATTATGGGTAAAGTTTCCCTAAAAAGCATGATTTCGACTTTAAAGAATATTATTAATAATGAAACTTTTGACTCCATAGAAGCAGATGAAAATGAGGATAATCCTGAAAGTATTTACACTCGAAAAGGGCAAGTAACTATTATGACTATGCACAAATCAAAAGGGCTAGATTGGGATTATGTCTTTTTGCCTTTTTTAATTGAAAAAATGATACCCGGAGAACTTTTTATTAGTAAAACTCGTGCATTTATAGGTGATTTTGACTTAGTAGAAATAGCAAAAGCACAGT
This region includes:
- a CDS encoding serine/threonine phosphatase; this encodes MSISPDNLNLYQCVFSTSALHPPVLPFSSLKGEENTSRYALMNDDDILKPFAQLGEKKYYQIIVVDTKPEERFSLDENLEKVTEFDKQSLIEAGIPGLAFPYLTLTEHAPIVPDLFDAWQDSHQQEFVIIAQKDENWQNFHSYLSTGDANTNDVYEHLQKIAKLWKSFLKFKCAQSLLHLDNLGINNGQLEINKLYFDHPDNPPLLRQLVESWAIVLEQTQRPEAEAMGEVMMQVENGEIDDIKQLRATLDALTEEAQYNFFTGDSEDQEFLIPPEDELNELTSQFDFDESDDEGEATMINETADIDEQPTVVLPMRLLSLNDSGVSDIGMKRGHNEDCFAIDTSIQTRETPQGVHCNAKGLFIVCDGMGGHAGGEVASALAVKTLYNFFRNNWGDELPTPEVINTGIYKANQAIYQANLAKGTMGAGRMGTTLVMTMIQGTKVAVAHVGDSRIYRVTRKWGLEQLTVDHSVAQAEIKQGIESQMAFSRPDAYQLTQALGPRDNSFVNPDINYLEVKEDTLFLLCSDGLSDNNLLENNWQNVLLPLISSKANLDEGAGHLIDLANQVNGHDNITCVLARVKVQPNLEQKNPIL
- a CDS encoding ATP-dependent helicase, giving the protein MINFDQKIQELTKNLRPGQDKLAQWTSGKMAVTAVPGAGKSHSLAVAGALTIARQKLNNYRQLMIVTYTRSATASIKEKIINNLNYLQLPPVGFSVQTIHSLALNIASKYPQLSGIDLNNSRLFFPTSNHHLITATIDNWVKDNPSLYQTLIEGLEDFAGEESERLRRQGIVIKDILPNFVKTVIAEVKSSGLTAENLANYAHYSKDYYQLISIASGLYHHYQALTKERNLITYDDMILGALRVLKNPEARKIEQKLIYGVFEDEAQDSSPLQGELLTILASDYDNPHLEPNLVRVGDPNQAINSTFTSADPIYFNHFCDQCALSNRLVTIPQAGRSALTIIKAGNRALEYINQIRNDDNTDSLTELPFRHQFIEPVGKNDPQKNANPQPMGKGVEIVYTDHLYDTVEKIGQKIEDLFNTKDDKNNSLAILVRERKQGKFLLNHLSYLRDKIGIEVRLIDDKTNYSYVPEEILGLLQFLDTPHSEESFLQCLKILQEREIIFLENIDFISGYAEQLFESDPLKTEINQQEEKAKKLLIMLLQAKMQINSYRLIPYLAMVLNYNRGELATSHKLNQKIEQEIMGKVSLKSMISTLKNIINNETFDSIEADENEDNPESIYTRKGQVTIMTMHKSKGLDWDYVFLPFLIEKMIPGELFISKTRAFIGDFDLVEIAKAQLRYLIHQDKLNGKIEGYLDNKEAWQQANTLKKNEEYRLLYVAMTRAKKLLWMGAELESPFSWSFFEDNGNTTNFKASPSCPVLPILKKEL